One Cucurbita pepo subsp. pepo cultivar mu-cu-16 chromosome LG07, ASM280686v2, whole genome shotgun sequence genomic region harbors:
- the LOC111798827 gene encoding translation initiation factor eIF-2B subunit epsilon isoform X2, with protein sequence MVAQRKGASRVSEDPEELARVSLQAVLLADSFTTKFHPITLERPKVLLPLVNVPMINYTLSWLESAGVEEVFVFCCANSKQVIDYLENSEWVSLPDFAVTTIESHNSVSAGDALRLIYERNVIHGDFVLITGDTISNMSLRRALQEHKERKKKDSNAVMTMVVKRSKPSPITHQSRLGTDELFMAIDPNTKQLVYYEDKADNSKGIIHLDKSLLMDNPSMSLRNDMQDCYIDICSPEVLSLFTDNFDYQHLRRHFVKGLLLDDIMGYKIYTHEICSSYAARIDNYRSYDTVSKDIIQRWTYPLVPDVKFFGNSAYKLERQGMYRASEILQARSAQVGPFTVIGDNSKIGGNTKITNSIIGQGCSIGSNVTIEGSYIWDNVTIEDGCKLSHAIVCDGVIIKSGAELEPGVILSFKVIVGDQFVVPSYSKVSLFQQPTNQDSDEELEYADNSSGIVECTTDKSSSEQSKSLEMQGWPASELGNGGIGYVWSICEGSVEEEWRHSVAPIPSNKLEKALQAADDELELTQDSNVLPTSGELKSDSNFSDGDDNEDSRDDSIHFEKEVEATFLRAVHENIKVDNVILEVNSLRLSYNKVAADCAGAIFYSLMKFAYDSPHGSSSELLQNTTNIITKWKKLLKYYLADMDEEIEVILKFEEICLESAKEFTPHFTKILCHLYDQEIIQEDAILRWDDEKKEADDSDKLFVKQAEKFIEWLRVASEEEEEEEEEEE encoded by the exons ATGGTTGCTCAAAGGAAGGGAGCATCGCGGGTTTCCGAGGACCCCGAGGAGCTGGCAAGAGTTTCGTTGCAGGCTGTTCTTCTTGCTGATAGCTTTACCACTAAGTTTCATCCCATAACGCTTGAACGCCCGAAG GTATTATTGCCGTTGGTAAATGTCCCGATGATTAACTATACTTTATCTTGGCTCGAATCGGCTGGTGTTGAGGAGGTGTTTGTATTTTGCTGTGCTAATTCGAAGCAAGTAATTGATTATTTGGAGAACTCTGAGTGGGTATCCCTACCAGACTTTGCAGTCACAACCATAGAGTCGCACAACTCTGTTAGTGCTGGAGATGCTTTGCGTTTGATCTATGAAAGAAATGTG ATACATGGTGATTTTGTTCTTATCACTGGGGACACAATAAGCAACATGTCACTTAGGCGAGCTCTTCAAGAAcacaaggaaagaaagaagaaagatagTAATGCTGTAATGACTATGGTTGTCAAACGTTCAAAGCCTTCTCCTATCACACACCAATCTCGGCTTGGCACTGATGAGCTATTTATGGCAATTGATCCTAATACTAAGCAGCTCGTGTACTATGAGGATAAGGCTGACAATTCAAAAGGAATTATACATCTTGACAAGTCACTGCTAATGGATAATCCTTCCATGTCACTTCGTAACGATATGCAG GATTGTTACATAGACATATGCTCCCCAGAAGTACTCAGTCTGTTTACTGACAATTTTGATTACCAACATCTTCGTCGTCATTTTGTCAAGGGTTTGCTCTTAGACGAT ATCATGGGTTACAAGATTTACACACATGAAATTTGCTCAAGCTATGCAGCTAGAATTGATAATTATCGAAGCTATGACACCGTTAGTAAGGACATAATACAGAGGTGGACATATCCACTAGTACCAGATGTTAAATTCTTTGGGAATTCTGCTTACAAACTTGAAAGGCAGGGAATGTATAGAGCATCAG AAATATTGCAGGCACGTTCTGCACAGGTTGGTCCGTTTACTGTTATTGGAGATAACAGCAAAATTGGTGGCAACAccaaaattacaaattcaatTATTGGGCAAGGTTGTAGTATTGGATCAAATGTTACAATTGAAGGCTCTTATATATGGGACAACGTCACCATTGAAGATGGCTgtaaacttagtcatgctaTCGTATGTGATGGAGTTATTATAAAATCAGGAGCAGAACTTGAACCTGGTGTAATTTTGTCTTTCAAG GTTATTGTCGGGGATCAGTTTGTTGTTCCATCATATTCAAAGGTATCTTTGTTTCAGCAGCCGACCAATCAAGATAGCGATGAGGAGCTGGAATATGCAGACAATAGCAGTGGCATTGTAGAAT GTACAACGGACAAGTCAAGTAGTGAACAGTCCAAATCGCTGGAAATGCAAGGCTGGCCTGCATCTGAG CTAGGTAATGGAGGTATAGGATATGTTTGGTCAATTTGTGAAGGAAGcgttgaagaagaatggagGCACTCAGTTGCACCCATTCCTTCCAATAAACTTGAGAAGGCTCTGCAAGCGGCAGATGATGAGTTGGAGTTAACTCAAGATTCGAATGTTCTACCAACTTCAGGGGAGTTAAAGTCCGACTCAAATTTCTCAGATGGTGATGACAACGAAGACTCTAGAGATGACTCCATCCACTTTGAGAAAGAG GTCGAAGCAACGTTTCTGAGGGCTGTGCATGAAAACATTAAAGTAGACAATGTAATTTTGGAAGTGAATTCATTGCG GTTGTCATATAATAAGGTGGCTGCAGATTGTGCAGGagcaatattttattcattgatGAAATTTGCCTACGATTCTCCACATGGTTCATCTA GTGAATTACTGCAAAATACTACCAATATAATTACGAAATGGAAAAAGCTTTTGAAGTACTACCTTGCTGACATGGATGAAGAG ATTGAAGTGATATTAAAATTCGAAGAGATATGCTTGGAATCTGCCAAGGAATTTACTCCACATTTTACcaag ATCTTATGTCATCTATATGACCAAGAAATCATTCAAGAAGATGCTATTCTGAGGTGGGACGatgagaaaaaagaagcaGATGATTCGGATAAACTCTTCGTCAAGCAGGCAGAGAAATTCATTGAA TGGTTAAGAGTTGCAtcagaagaggaagaagaagaggaagaagaggaagaataG
- the LOC111798827 gene encoding translation initiation factor eIF-2B subunit epsilon isoform X1, giving the protein MVAQRKGASRVSEDPEELARVSLQAVLLADSFTTKFHPITLERPKVLLPLVNVPMINYTLSWLESAGVEEVFVFCCANSKQVIDYLENSEWVSLPDFAVTTIESHNSVSAGDALRLIYERNVIHGDFVLITGDTISNMSLRRALQEHKERKKKDSNAVMTMVVKRSKPSPITHQSRLGTDELFMAIDPNTKQLVYYEDKADNSKGIIHLDKSLLMDNPSMSLRNDMQDCYIDICSPEVLSLFTDNFDYQHLRRHFVKGLLLDDIMGYKIYTHEICSSYAARIDNYRSYDTVSKDIIQRWTYPLVPDVKFFGNSAYKLERQGMYRASEILQARSAQVGPFTVIGDNSKIGGNTKITNSIIGQGCSIGSNVTIEGSYIWDNVTIEDGCKLSHAIVCDGVIIKSGAELEPGVILSFKVIVGDQFVVPSYSKVSLFQQPTNQDSDEELEYADNSSGIVEFAGTTDKSSSEQSKSLEMQGWPASELGNGGIGYVWSICEGSVEEEWRHSVAPIPSNKLEKALQAADDELELTQDSNVLPTSGELKSDSNFSDGDDNEDSRDDSIHFEKEVEATFLRAVHENIKVDNVILEVNSLRLSYNKVAADCAGAIFYSLMKFAYDSPHGSSSELLQNTTNIITKWKKLLKYYLADMDEEIEVILKFEEICLESAKEFTPHFTKILCHLYDQEIIQEDAILRWDDEKKEADDSDKLFVKQAEKFIEWLRVASEEEEEEEEEEE; this is encoded by the exons ATGGTTGCTCAAAGGAAGGGAGCATCGCGGGTTTCCGAGGACCCCGAGGAGCTGGCAAGAGTTTCGTTGCAGGCTGTTCTTCTTGCTGATAGCTTTACCACTAAGTTTCATCCCATAACGCTTGAACGCCCGAAG GTATTATTGCCGTTGGTAAATGTCCCGATGATTAACTATACTTTATCTTGGCTCGAATCGGCTGGTGTTGAGGAGGTGTTTGTATTTTGCTGTGCTAATTCGAAGCAAGTAATTGATTATTTGGAGAACTCTGAGTGGGTATCCCTACCAGACTTTGCAGTCACAACCATAGAGTCGCACAACTCTGTTAGTGCTGGAGATGCTTTGCGTTTGATCTATGAAAGAAATGTG ATACATGGTGATTTTGTTCTTATCACTGGGGACACAATAAGCAACATGTCACTTAGGCGAGCTCTTCAAGAAcacaaggaaagaaagaagaaagatagTAATGCTGTAATGACTATGGTTGTCAAACGTTCAAAGCCTTCTCCTATCACACACCAATCTCGGCTTGGCACTGATGAGCTATTTATGGCAATTGATCCTAATACTAAGCAGCTCGTGTACTATGAGGATAAGGCTGACAATTCAAAAGGAATTATACATCTTGACAAGTCACTGCTAATGGATAATCCTTCCATGTCACTTCGTAACGATATGCAG GATTGTTACATAGACATATGCTCCCCAGAAGTACTCAGTCTGTTTACTGACAATTTTGATTACCAACATCTTCGTCGTCATTTTGTCAAGGGTTTGCTCTTAGACGAT ATCATGGGTTACAAGATTTACACACATGAAATTTGCTCAAGCTATGCAGCTAGAATTGATAATTATCGAAGCTATGACACCGTTAGTAAGGACATAATACAGAGGTGGACATATCCACTAGTACCAGATGTTAAATTCTTTGGGAATTCTGCTTACAAACTTGAAAGGCAGGGAATGTATAGAGCATCAG AAATATTGCAGGCACGTTCTGCACAGGTTGGTCCGTTTACTGTTATTGGAGATAACAGCAAAATTGGTGGCAACAccaaaattacaaattcaatTATTGGGCAAGGTTGTAGTATTGGATCAAATGTTACAATTGAAGGCTCTTATATATGGGACAACGTCACCATTGAAGATGGCTgtaaacttagtcatgctaTCGTATGTGATGGAGTTATTATAAAATCAGGAGCAGAACTTGAACCTGGTGTAATTTTGTCTTTCAAG GTTATTGTCGGGGATCAGTTTGTTGTTCCATCATATTCAAAGGTATCTTTGTTTCAGCAGCCGACCAATCAAGATAGCGATGAGGAGCTGGAATATGCAGACAATAGCAGTGGCATTGTAGAAT TTGCAGGTACAACGGACAAGTCAAGTAGTGAACAGTCCAAATCGCTGGAAATGCAAGGCTGGCCTGCATCTGAG CTAGGTAATGGAGGTATAGGATATGTTTGGTCAATTTGTGAAGGAAGcgttgaagaagaatggagGCACTCAGTTGCACCCATTCCTTCCAATAAACTTGAGAAGGCTCTGCAAGCGGCAGATGATGAGTTGGAGTTAACTCAAGATTCGAATGTTCTACCAACTTCAGGGGAGTTAAAGTCCGACTCAAATTTCTCAGATGGTGATGACAACGAAGACTCTAGAGATGACTCCATCCACTTTGAGAAAGAG GTCGAAGCAACGTTTCTGAGGGCTGTGCATGAAAACATTAAAGTAGACAATGTAATTTTGGAAGTGAATTCATTGCG GTTGTCATATAATAAGGTGGCTGCAGATTGTGCAGGagcaatattttattcattgatGAAATTTGCCTACGATTCTCCACATGGTTCATCTA GTGAATTACTGCAAAATACTACCAATATAATTACGAAATGGAAAAAGCTTTTGAAGTACTACCTTGCTGACATGGATGAAGAG ATTGAAGTGATATTAAAATTCGAAGAGATATGCTTGGAATCTGCCAAGGAATTTACTCCACATTTTACcaag ATCTTATGTCATCTATATGACCAAGAAATCATTCAAGAAGATGCTATTCTGAGGTGGGACGatgagaaaaaagaagcaGATGATTCGGATAAACTCTTCGTCAAGCAGGCAGAGAAATTCATTGAA TGGTTAAGAGTTGCAtcagaagaggaagaagaagaggaagaagaggaagaataG